The window GGTCATCGTTTAGTTGTATCCTGGTCTGGCAGGAGCGCCGTACGtgggtctaggaccagcagcttcTTGCTGACGGGCAAACTCGATCTGGGCGATGGCGTGGGCTGGGAGAGGATGGGGCGTGGGCAGCAGGGAAGACTCAGCACGGTAACCTGCACCGTCAGCAACGAACTTGAAGACTCCTGGACTACCGTCGGGGAAGGTGAACCTGCAAGAACATGGACGTACAGAATTTACAGAGCAGAAAACAATTTGTAAAGGATGTAAATCTATTAATTATTTTCAAGATTATTACTACCTGTATATTTTATGCAGTTTCGATGCTTATGTAACAGTAATATCAGCAAGATACTCACGACCATCCTCCCTGGGCTGCCACGGCACCAGCTGGGCCCTGGGGGGCGCCCTGTTCCTGACGACTGATGCCATCACCAGTCTCGAAGTTGAAGTTATAGTTGCCGGCCTGGTCAGGTCCCTGACGATCATCCTTCAGGATGGGAACTACAGGACCTGAGGGGGCGCTGTAGGAGGGACGTGGAGGTGGACCGTATCCCTGTGGTGCCGCGGCCGCAAccgctaccataacacacaggACCAATTTCTGCAAGCACATTTTTCCATTATGGTCAAATGTGATGAATTCTAAGTAACATTTTACTTCTCACAATCCAGAAGCTATGTAGATAATGCATTAGAATGTGATACACGCGTTTGCCTGAGCAAACAAGCTCAATTTAACCACTGTTCCCTCCCTTGCTGGTTTTTCTTCACTTATTGCTGTGAGCTATTGTTTTATGTTGGTGTGTTTTAATTCTTGTAGTGTATTATGTACTCGTGTGAAAATATGATTAATGTGATTAAATATGACGGATATAAGAATATATATTGTGTTTCAGGTACAAATTAGTCATCTTAAAGAGATTACTCTTGCCTTGATGTTAACAGTTCTTGTGAGTAGATGATAAATAGAAGACCCAGACCGTTTCCTCTAAGTAAAAGCAAATGAGATTAATTAGCATTGGTGTAAATGGATTAAGTTTATCTTCTTGTATTTCAAGCATGACTGAATGACCAGCTCAGGACCGTCCAGACGCAATATTTCTTACCGAGAACATGTTGCTTATGATGCCTGAGATGGACTGTGGTGGTGATCCAGTTGCACCCGTTATATACCTGCTGGCTCCACCCTTTCCCTCCCCAGCATCGTCTAGTTCTCGGTGTCTTCACCTTGCTCCTAGTTGACCGTGAGGCTGCCGAGCAGTCGACCCAACTTTGTTGCAACACGGTCCCTCAGTGTATTAGTTAAGGTCACCAGCCAGCCACACATTGTCTACATACTCCGGATCAGCAGCAAGTTTGGGGGTAAATCGTCCTAACATCTCCATTCTTATTTTTTCGTTGGCTGGAGAATTTTTAAGTTTCCAAGACTGTTCATAAGTGTATCTTCTCCTATATTACTTTTAAACTTGTGCTGTGTCTCACCTAAGCTGAATATCGAGAAGACACTTGAGCATCACTTGGTCTCCTAGTTGTTGTGTATCTTCCCGTCCTGACCTGCTAAAGAATATGCATTGTTCTTCTCACTTCTAAATTTCATGTTTGGTTAATAGATTCCCTCAGGCCATTTATGGATATTATTATACCCACTCTCCAAAAAGCGCCTTAAATTCTATACAACCTCGGATTTTTTctaccccaatggaagtaagtcactgacttttttgggttatcctgggttctctacacatatgctgctatgtatgataatctatgtaactgtaattCTGTATACCTCGATTAGCTAGCTTATTTATTAAACCACTCTTTATCCAGTGACCCATAAATTATTTATCCAGTTCATCATAACATCCACTCTTCTGATTTCTAAATTACTCATTATCTCCttaatattcacacacacacacacacacacacacacacacacacacacacactgctctagtCTCCTAGCTGTAAGAGAGACCAGGGTCTGCACCCATGCAGTACAGAAGCGTTGACACACTGTTGTACTATAGTGCTGGCACTGCTGTACTGTACCACACT of the Cherax quadricarinatus isolate ZL_2023a chromosome 79, ASM3850222v1, whole genome shotgun sequence genome contains:
- the LOC138855034 gene encoding cuticle protein AM1199-like isoform X1 codes for the protein MCLQKLVLCVMVAVAAAAPQGYGPPPRPSYSAPSGPVVPILKDDRQGPDQAGNYNFNFETGDGISRQEQGAPQGPAGAVAAQGGWSFTFPDGSPGVFKFVADGAGYRAESSLLPTPHPLPAHAIAQIEFARQQEAAGPRPTYGAPARPGYN
- the LOC138855034 gene encoding cuticle protein AM1199-like isoform X2; translation: MFSKLVLCVMVAVAAAAPQGYGPPPRPSYSAPSGPVVPILKDDRQGPDQAGNYNFNFETGDGISRQEQGAPQGPAGAVAAQGGWSFTFPDGSPGVFKFVADGAGYRAESSLLPTPHPLPAHAIAQIEFARQQEAAGPRPTYGAPARPGYN